One window from the genome of Cyclobacterium amurskyense encodes:
- a CDS encoding TonB-dependent receptor plug domain-containing protein, whose product MKYYLIFTLLLLTVLTSFAQNDSTTHTLDEVIIKENRMKIPFSKSSRNISIIHRKEIETTPARSLQEILSFTPGLDVRQRGVSGVQADIGIRGGSFEQTLMLVNGIKLSDPQTGHHMVNIPVPLSSVQRIDVLKGPASRIYGQNAYAGAINIITELPDSFNLQAGVYGGDFGMRGGSFQASLPIGKYKQNIAVSHDASDGHWYNSDYSINTLFYEAGIALTNTQEIKTMLSFANRDFGANGFYTSSFPDQWESVQTSLAAISHTLEVGNTYLQTRTYWRSNKDEFRLKRNDPSFFQNQHTTNVYAIEINGRQETDFGTVGYGLEGRQEKIDSNNLGLRERTIMGAFLEHRMNFSEFGDIRAGVYSNYYSEYGWKHFPGAELGYQLNSWLRTYANFGMSYRIPTYTDLYYVGPTNIGNDELKPEKAINYEGGFKILKKGFRAEIVYFNRHTDNLIEWTRADTESPWVPQNFNEVTFQGIETGVQYQFTNGQNDFKLREISISYNFIDANLIEKEGIETRYSLTALRHQLITGLQLAYKENLELTAKMRYIERMSLDPYFLLDARVDFNRLKKFSFFAEISNISNTDYVEAGTVQMPGRWARAGMNFRLK is encoded by the coding sequence ATGAAATACTACCTAATATTTACCTTACTACTGCTTACCGTTTTAACTTCTTTTGCCCAAAATGACAGCACGACACATACCTTAGATGAGGTCATCATTAAGGAGAATAGGATGAAGATTCCCTTTTCAAAAAGTTCACGAAACATTAGTATCATCCATAGAAAAGAAATTGAAACTACACCAGCAAGAAGCTTACAGGAAATCCTATCCTTTACTCCAGGGCTGGATGTAAGACAAAGAGGTGTAAGTGGAGTACAAGCGGATATAGGCATCCGTGGTGGTTCCTTTGAACAAACCCTTATGTTGGTCAATGGCATTAAACTATCAGACCCTCAAACAGGCCACCATATGGTCAACATCCCAGTGCCCTTGTCAAGTGTACAAAGAATTGATGTGCTCAAGGGACCTGCTTCCAGAATTTATGGTCAAAATGCCTATGCAGGTGCAATAAACATTATCACCGAGCTTCCTGATAGCTTTAACTTACAGGCAGGCGTATACGGTGGTGATTTTGGGATGAGAGGGGGTTCTTTTCAGGCCTCCCTTCCAATAGGAAAGTATAAACAAAACATTGCCGTTTCTCATGATGCCAGCGATGGGCATTGGTACAACAGTGATTATTCCATCAATACCCTTTTCTATGAAGCAGGAATAGCCTTGACAAATACTCAAGAAATCAAGACAATGCTCTCTTTCGCCAATAGAGATTTTGGGGCCAATGGTTTTTATACAAGTTCCTTTCCTGATCAATGGGAGAGCGTTCAAACCAGCCTTGCGGCCATCAGTCATACGCTGGAAGTAGGAAATACTTACCTACAAACAAGGACTTATTGGAGAAGCAATAAAGATGAATTCAGATTGAAAAGAAATGACCCATCCTTTTTTCAAAACCAACATACTACCAATGTATATGCCATTGAAATCAATGGTCGTCAGGAAACTGACTTTGGTACAGTTGGCTATGGACTTGAAGGAAGGCAGGAAAAGATCGACAGCAATAACCTGGGATTGAGAGAAAGAACCATCATGGGGGCTTTTTTAGAACACCGAATGAATTTCTCTGAATTTGGAGACATTAGAGCGGGGGTTTATTCCAATTACTATTCAGAATACGGCTGGAAACATTTCCCTGGTGCCGAACTAGGTTATCAACTCAATTCATGGCTGAGAACCTATGCCAATTTTGGTATGAGCTACCGAATCCCTACCTACACAGACCTTTATTACGTAGGCCCAACCAATATAGGCAACGATGAGCTAAAACCTGAAAAAGCCATCAATTATGAAGGGGGCTTTAAAATATTAAAAAAAGGATTCAGGGCTGAAATAGTTTATTTCAACAGACACACAGACAATCTGATAGAATGGACAAGAGCGGACACAGAATCACCATGGGTACCTCAAAATTTTAATGAGGTTACATTTCAGGGTATAGAAACTGGAGTGCAGTACCAATTTACCAATGGACAAAACGATTTTAAATTACGAGAAATAAGCATCAGTTATAATTTTATAGATGCCAATCTTATAGAGAAGGAAGGCATAGAAACCCGGTATTCTTTAACAGCACTTCGTCATCAACTAATCACAGGCTTACAATTGGCTTATAAGGAAAATCTGGAATTGACTGCTAAAATGAGGTATATAGAAAGGATGAGTTTGGACCCTTACTTCTTATTGGATGCTCGGGTAGATTTCAACCGACTGAAGAAATTCAGCTTTTTTGCAGAAATTTCGAATATTAGCAATACAGATTATGTGGAAGCTGGAACAGTTCAAATGCCGGGGAGATGGGCAAGAGCGGGGATGAATTTCAGGCTGAAGTAA
- a CDS encoding sulfatase family protein: MNFCKLKLIFYMVAIAYLAMSCNTKVQEAEDEKPPNILFIMSDDHAYQAISAYGHGLNETPNIDRIANEGAIFTRATVTNSICAPSRAVLLTGKHSFINGKVDNVQPFDWNQDNFPKLLQANGYQTALIGKIHLDGLPQGFDYSMVLPGQGNYYNPDFLVDGKRTRFEGYVTDITTIEALKWLKSGRDQDKPFALMYHQKAPHRNWKPAEEYLTLYDDKDFTPPANYFDQETNYAGRGTAAKTQEMEIDGHARWGHDFKMEVDPYGDSTGFANELKRFNPEQLAKWKAAYDPKNEAFKKAFGQGDESTFSAEKKREIAHWKFNRYIKDYLRTIKSVDDGVGEVLDYLEANGLAENTIVVYTSDQGFYLGEHGWFDKRFMYEQSFRTPLLVRYPKEIKPGTKIDKLVQNLDFAPTFLDYAGVATPKEMQGESFRKLVSGESGEWRDAVYYTYYEYPSVHMVKRHYGVATDRYKLMHFYYDIDEWEMYDLKEDPSEMNNVYDDPEYAEVRTMMHERLVELREKYGDSDENDKKYLDAYLEARKK; encoded by the coding sequence ATGAATTTTTGTAAACTAAAATTAATCTTTTACATGGTAGCCATTGCCTATTTGGCCATGTCATGTAATACCAAAGTGCAGGAGGCGGAGGATGAAAAACCGCCGAATATTCTCTTTATCATGTCTGATGATCATGCTTATCAGGCCATTAGTGCTTATGGGCATGGTTTAAATGAAACGCCAAACATTGATAGGATAGCTAATGAAGGAGCTATTTTCACAAGAGCAACAGTAACCAACTCCATTTGTGCACCAAGCAGAGCTGTGCTTTTAACAGGTAAGCACAGTTTTATTAACGGTAAGGTAGATAATGTGCAGCCCTTTGATTGGAATCAAGACAATTTCCCTAAGCTATTACAAGCCAATGGGTATCAAACCGCTCTTATTGGAAAAATCCACTTGGATGGATTGCCTCAGGGTTTTGATTATTCTATGGTTTTGCCCGGTCAGGGCAATTATTATAACCCGGACTTTCTGGTAGATGGTAAGCGAACAAGGTTTGAGGGTTATGTGACAGACATTACCACTATTGAGGCCCTTAAATGGCTAAAGAGTGGTAGAGATCAGGACAAACCTTTTGCCTTGATGTACCATCAAAAGGCACCTCATAGAAACTGGAAGCCGGCAGAAGAATACCTGACCTTGTACGATGATAAGGACTTTACTCCTCCAGCCAATTACTTTGACCAAGAAACCAACTATGCGGGTAGAGGAACTGCCGCTAAAACGCAGGAGATGGAAATAGATGGACATGCCCGATGGGGACATGATTTTAAAATGGAAGTGGATCCTTATGGTGACAGTACCGGTTTTGCCAATGAATTAAAGCGTTTTAATCCAGAGCAACTTGCCAAATGGAAAGCGGCCTATGATCCTAAAAACGAAGCCTTCAAAAAGGCCTTTGGTCAGGGAGATGAATCTACTTTCAGTGCTGAGAAAAAGAGAGAAATCGCTCACTGGAAATTTAACCGCTACATAAAAGATTACCTTAGAACAATCAAGTCAGTGGATGATGGTGTAGGTGAAGTTCTGGATTATTTGGAGGCCAATGGTTTGGCTGAGAATACCATCGTTGTCTATACTTCTGATCAGGGATTTTACCTTGGTGAGCACGGTTGGTTTGACAAGCGCTTCATGTATGAGCAATCTTTTAGAACGCCTCTTTTGGTGCGGTATCCTAAGGAAATAAAACCAGGAACCAAAATCGACAAGCTGGTTCAAAATTTAGACTTTGCACCTACATTTCTTGACTATGCAGGTGTAGCTACCCCTAAAGAAATGCAGGGAGAATCTTTCCGGAAATTGGTGAGTGGAGAATCAGGTGAATGGCGGGATGCAGTCTATTATACTTACTATGAATATCCTTCTGTACACATGGTAAAGCGTCATTATGGAGTGGCTACAGACCGTTACAAATTGATGCATTTCTATTATGACATTGACGAGTGGGAAATGTATGACCTGAAAGAGGACCCTTCTGAGATGAACAATGTATATGACGATCCGGAATATGCAGAAGTTAGAACCATGATGCATGAAAGGCTAGTAGAGCTTCGCGAAAAATATGGAGACAGCGATGAAAACGACAAAAAATACCTGGATGCTTATTTGGAAGCACGGAAAAAATAA
- a CDS encoding alginate lyase family protein, whose product MPDSESSIPQNESIGILVSPKELLEIKEKADMGIEPYRTNVIEFLSFINDLNKASAQWEGLPEEVKIVGRSSSNPIQLSSTGGKLVYGLAIAWHLTGDESYALKAKKLILDLTSTYNYQNEEEKEFHWGAQGILNLSRGGTPYIYAADLLEGWAKWTPADKLKYQVWLKDVMYPKVAWASRYRKNNWGVAGSFSAALIAYYLMDHTEWRLEEISPEVIRLSPKEAFVAHNRLQIGRQKTTKEWKLDAKVGLWGILSNGAIPEEIRRGDDPIDGDHLPSDGSGTHYTMTYIEHLTAHAEFLHRLGDNTIYDNIEKDGSGSLLKAYHFVIDNPKGSHCFTSSRINALYMAYNYYKDPAMLLSLENCGPGNISGQRLALFGRLTHPLIE is encoded by the coding sequence ATGCCTGATAGCGAAAGTAGCATCCCTCAAAATGAGTCTATAGGGATTTTGGTTTCTCCTAAAGAGCTCTTGGAAATTAAAGAAAAGGCTGATATGGGAATAGAACCCTATCGTACCAATGTGATTGAATTCCTGAGCTTTATAAACGATTTGAATAAGGCGTCTGCACAGTGGGAGGGCTTGCCTGAAGAGGTGAAAATTGTGGGTAGGAGTTCTTCTAACCCTATTCAATTAAGCTCAACAGGAGGCAAACTCGTATATGGGTTGGCCATTGCATGGCACCTGACAGGGGATGAATCCTATGCTTTAAAAGCCAAAAAACTAATTTTAGACCTTACTAGTACCTACAATTATCAAAATGAGGAAGAAAAGGAATTTCATTGGGGCGCACAGGGAATTTTAAACCTTTCCAGAGGGGGTACCCCTTATATTTATGCTGCAGATCTTTTAGAAGGTTGGGCGAAATGGACTCCGGCCGATAAGTTAAAATACCAAGTCTGGTTAAAGGATGTCATGTACCCTAAAGTGGCTTGGGCAAGTCGCTATAGAAAGAATAATTGGGGTGTAGCAGGCTCATTTTCTGCTGCCCTGATTGCCTATTACCTGATGGATCATACAGAATGGAGGCTAGAGGAAATTAGCCCTGAAGTAATAAGGTTAAGTCCTAAAGAGGCCTTTGTTGCACATAATAGGCTTCAGATAGGCCGGCAGAAAACAACTAAAGAATGGAAATTGGATGCGAAAGTTGGCCTTTGGGGGATTTTATCCAATGGTGCTATTCCCGAAGAAATCCGTAGAGGCGATGATCCTATAGACGGAGACCATCTGCCCTCCGATGGAAGTGGAACCCATTATACCATGACCTATATTGAACACCTTACTGCCCATGCAGAATTCCTACACAGGTTGGGAGACAATACTATTTATGATAATATAGAAAAGGATGGTTCAGGGTCGCTGCTCAAGGCTTACCATTTTGTCATAGACAACCCCAAAGGTTCGCATTGCTTTACCTCTAGCCGAATAAATGCTTTGTACATGGCTTACAATTATTACAAGGATCCAGCAATGCTTCTTTCCCTCGAAAATTGTGGTCCGGGAAATATTTCAGGACAAAGGTTGGCACTTTTCGGAAGATTGACCCATCCGCTAATTGAATAA
- a CDS encoding M1 family metallopeptidase, which yields MNYNHLSKWLVVALMFSTNWVSAQVTSNNQNDFNEFTYRQGSAYRAASGKPGPDYWQNAADYKIAVTIDENEHTVAGKIDITYTNNSPEDLAFVWMHLEQNRFKADSRGTLTTPIQGNRYSGDVDGGFSISNVSAKLNKRGSTTSSKHIITDTRMQVFFNEPIPAKGGEATISMNFEFKVPVKGMDRMGRLKVDDGTIYALAQWYPKVAVFDDVEGWNIEPYLGAGEFYLDYGDFDYMVTAPYDHIVVGSGALQNPKEVLNGTLLERLDKAKNSDATVFLVKPEEVNKPELTRPKQEGTLTWHFKIENARDVAFASSKAFIWDAARINLPEGKKAIAQSVYPKESDGQDAWSRSTEYSKASIEHYSNKWYPYPYPSAVNVAADINGMEYPGLNFCSYKSKEGSLWGVTDHEFGHNWFPMIVGTNERRYAWMDEGFNSFINHYSSIAFNEGEYGSSMQQTRKYLNWFNSEDREGIDTYPDVANTSNLGMIAYMKPAIGLLLLREYILGEERFDNAFKAYIEAWAYKHPQPNDFFNIMENVGGENLSWFWKSWFYGTDNIDLAIENVVPYGNDQVIILSNKGGVPMPVKLGLTYADGSKENIVLPVEIWQRGDSWNYQHKSEKQLVEVEIDPAKMLPDINIANDKWPSEIYK from the coding sequence ATGAATTATAATCATCTAAGCAAATGGCTGGTTGTAGCCCTTATGTTTTCCACCAATTGGGTTTCGGCTCAGGTGACAAGCAATAACCAAAATGATTTCAATGAATTTACTTATAGGCAAGGTTCTGCTTATAGGGCGGCTTCCGGAAAGCCAGGTCCAGACTATTGGCAAAATGCTGCCGATTATAAAATAGCTGTTACTATTGATGAAAATGAACATACTGTTGCTGGTAAAATAGACATTACCTATACCAATAATAGTCCGGAAGATTTAGCTTTTGTTTGGATGCATCTTGAGCAAAATAGATTTAAAGCCGATTCAAGAGGAACCCTTACAACCCCTATACAAGGTAACAGGTATTCCGGGGATGTGGATGGAGGTTTTTCTATAAGCAATGTTTCCGCAAAATTGAATAAAAGGGGAAGTACAACTTCTTCCAAACATATTATTACAGATACTAGAATGCAGGTGTTCTTCAATGAACCAATTCCTGCCAAAGGTGGTGAAGCTACCATATCCATGAATTTTGAGTTTAAAGTTCCTGTAAAGGGAATGGATAGAATGGGTAGATTAAAAGTGGATGATGGCACGATTTACGCGTTGGCTCAATGGTATCCTAAAGTAGCTGTTTTTGATGATGTGGAGGGTTGGAACATAGAACCTTATCTTGGAGCAGGGGAGTTTTACCTGGACTATGGAGACTTTGACTATATGGTAACCGCGCCTTATGACCATATTGTTGTTGGCTCCGGAGCTCTTCAGAATCCCAAAGAAGTACTGAATGGAACCTTGTTAGAGCGATTGGATAAGGCGAAGAATAGTGATGCAACGGTGTTTCTTGTGAAGCCGGAGGAGGTAAACAAGCCAGAATTGACCAGGCCCAAACAGGAAGGAACACTTACCTGGCATTTTAAAATTGAAAATGCTAGAGATGTAGCTTTTGCTTCATCCAAGGCATTTATCTGGGATGCGGCCAGGATCAACTTACCTGAAGGTAAAAAGGCCATTGCACAGTCTGTTTATCCCAAAGAAAGTGATGGGCAGGATGCTTGGAGCAGATCTACCGAATACAGCAAAGCATCTATAGAACATTATTCCAATAAATGGTACCCTTACCCTTACCCATCTGCGGTTAATGTGGCTGCTGATATTAATGGAATGGAATATCCAGGGTTGAACTTTTGTAGCTACAAAAGCAAAGAAGGCTCACTATGGGGTGTTACAGATCATGAGTTTGGACACAATTGGTTTCCTATGATTGTCGGAACCAACGAAAGAAGGTACGCATGGATGGATGAAGGATTCAACTCGTTTATCAACCATTACAGTTCAATAGCATTCAATGAAGGTGAGTATGGATCCAGTATGCAGCAAACCAGAAAATACCTGAATTGGTTTAACAGTGAGGATAGGGAAGGTATAGATACCTACCCTGATGTAGCCAATACTTCTAACTTGGGGATGATTGCTTACATGAAACCAGCAATAGGACTGCTGCTCTTGAGAGAGTATATTTTAGGAGAGGAACGTTTCGACAATGCTTTTAAGGCCTACATCGAAGCCTGGGCATACAAGCATCCTCAGCCTAATGATTTCTTCAATATCATGGAAAATGTAGGTGGAGAGAACCTTTCCTGGTTTTGGAAATCCTGGTTTTATGGAACAGATAATATTGATTTGGCCATAGAAAATGTAGTGCCTTACGGGAACGATCAGGTGATTATTCTAAGCAATAAAGGTGGTGTGCCAATGCCAGTGAAGCTGGGGCTTACCTACGCTG